Proteins from one Oscillatoria nigro-viridis PCC 7112 genomic window:
- a CDS encoding HNH endonuclease produces the protein MANVLVLNASYEPLNITNWRRAVVLLLKGKAEQVEHNGKFIAPNFPLPTVIRLRHYVRVPYKDIPLTRRNILHRDAHSCQYCSYTGDDLTLDHVIPRSRGGGDCWENLVTACVRCNVNKGSRTPKEAGMPLRYPPRKPHSGLYFEVTKHVKSGMHKEWQKYVIGL, from the coding sequence ATGGCCAATGTTCTGGTGCTGAACGCCTCCTACGAACCCCTTAACATCACCAATTGGCGAAGGGCGGTAGTTTTGTTGCTGAAAGGAAAAGCAGAACAGGTAGAACACAACGGGAAATTTATTGCGCCAAACTTCCCGCTACCAACTGTGATCCGACTGCGGCATTACGTCCGAGTTCCCTATAAGGATATTCCGCTAACCCGCCGGAACATCTTGCACCGGGATGCACACTCTTGTCAATACTGTAGTTATACGGGGGACGATTTAACCCTCGATCATGTCATTCCCCGATCGCGCGGAGGAGGCGACTGTTGGGAAAACCTCGTCACCGCCTGCGTGCGCTGCAATGTCAATAAAGGCAGCCGCACGCCGAAAGAAGCGGGAATGCCGCTGCGCTATCCGCCTCGGAAACCTCACAGCGGTCTTTATTTTGAAGTCACTAAACACGTTAAGAGCGGTATGCACAAAGAATGGCAAAAATATGTAATCGGCCTTTAA
- a CDS encoding DHH family phosphoesterase, which yields MKDHPPNNSDETSDNREGELEPGSEVVPAVSAPGKRRSKAEVASEENRGRLREELHDRKVEQLRQMFDRHKGTRQLILLQDFPDPDALSSAWTYKLIAEQYDILCEIIYAGALSHQENIALVKLTGLPLQRWTLETVKTKDLSVFQGCAFIDNQGTTCNLTEYILAAGVPIAAVIDHHNLQGEIKAEFTDLRPQIRATATIFAEYLQAGLLTLDASVSLHVKCATALMHGLRSDTNALRQAQEEDFLAAAYLSRFYDPQLLNAVLQSSRSKWVMDAIERSLKHRTVQNNFSIAGIGYLRYDDRDSIPQAADFLVTEENVHTAVVYAIVHDKDEEIEVVIGSLRTNKLTLDPDEFIKEAFGQDAQGRFFGGGRSQAGGFEIPVGFLSGGNENSDYARLKWEVFDEHIKQKLLHLISPKDNPVYDH from the coding sequence ATGAAAGACCATCCCCCTAACAATTCCGATGAAACATCCGACAACCGCGAAGGTGAACTTGAGCCCGGCAGCGAGGTTGTACCCGCAGTGAGTGCGCCGGGGAAACGGCGCAGCAAAGCTGAAGTTGCTTCCGAAGAGAATCGCGGCCGTCTCCGCGAGGAATTGCACGATCGCAAAGTCGAGCAATTGCGCCAAATGTTCGATCGGCACAAAGGCACTCGCCAATTAATATTGCTGCAAGATTTTCCAGATCCCGACGCACTTTCCAGCGCTTGGACTTACAAATTAATCGCCGAACAATACGATATCCTCTGCGAGATTATCTACGCCGGCGCCCTCAGCCACCAAGAAAACATTGCCTTAGTTAAATTGACAGGGTTGCCGTTGCAGCGGTGGACGCTGGAAACAGTAAAAACTAAGGATTTGTCGGTGTTTCAGGGCTGCGCTTTCATCGACAACCAAGGGACGACTTGTAACTTAACCGAGTATATTTTAGCGGCCGGAGTTCCGATCGCCGCCGTCATCGACCACCACAATTTACAGGGGGAAATCAAGGCAGAATTTACCGATTTGCGCCCCCAAATCCGCGCTACAGCCACGATTTTTGCCGAGTATTTACAGGCCGGACTCCTAACTCTCGACGCCAGCGTCAGCCTGCACGTCAAGTGTGCTACAGCTTTGATGCACGGTTTGCGATCGGATACGAACGCCCTCAGACAAGCTCAGGAGGAGGACTTTTTAGCTGCGGCTTATTTGAGCAGGTTTTACGACCCGCAGTTGCTGAATGCCGTGTTGCAGTCGTCTCGTTCTAAGTGGGTGATGGACGCGATCGAGCGATCGCTCAAACACCGCACCGTCCAGAACAATTTTTCGATCGCCGGCATCGGCTACCTCCGCTATGACGATCGGGATTCTATTCCCCAAGCGGCGGACTTTTTAGTAACAGAGGAGAACGTACATACAGCAGTTGTCTACGCAATTGTTCACGACAAGGACGAAGAAATTGAAGTAGTAATTGGCTCGCTGCGAACTAATAAACTTACTCTCGACCCCGACGAATTTATTAAAGAAGCCTTCGGTCAAGATGCTCAAGGACGCTTTTTTGGTGGCGGCAGAAGTCAAGCAGGAGGTTTTGAAATTCCGGTGGGATTTCTTTCTGGCGGGAATGAGAATAGCGATTATGCAAGGCTGAAATGGGAAGTATTCGATGAGCATATCAAGCAAAAGTTGCTGCATTTAATTAGTCCTAAAGACAATCCTGTTTACGATCATTAA